A DNA window from Streptomyces parvus contains the following coding sequences:
- a CDS encoding cytochrome P450, whose product MRHDAPLLWHEPTRSYIVSRYEDVERVFKDRAGEFTTENYDWQIEPVHGRTILQLSGREHAVRRALVAPAFRGADLRDKFLPVIERNSRELIDRFRGSGSVDLVADYATRFPVNVIADMLGLDKSDYERFHGWYTAVIAFLGNLSGDQDVARAGERTRVEFAEYMLPIIRERREAPGDDLLSTLCTAEVDGVRMSDEDVKAFCSLLLAAGGETTDKAIAGIFANLLTRPEQLAAVRADRSLIARAFAETLRYTPPVHMIMRHSATDVELSGGTVPAGSTVTCLIGSANRDEDRYRDPDVFDIFREDLTATNAFSAAADHLAFALGRHFCVGALLARSEVEIGVGQLLDAMPDLRLADGFDPVEHGVFTRGPKSLPVLFTPVPG is encoded by the coding sequence ATGCGGCATGACGCGCCGCTCCTGTGGCACGAGCCCACCCGCAGTTACATCGTCTCGCGCTACGAGGACGTGGAGCGCGTCTTCAAGGACAGAGCCGGTGAGTTCACCACCGAGAACTACGACTGGCAGATCGAGCCCGTGCACGGGCGGACGATTCTCCAGCTCAGCGGGCGCGAGCACGCCGTACGCCGGGCCCTTGTCGCGCCCGCCTTCCGGGGCGCCGACCTGCGGGACAAGTTCTTACCCGTCATCGAGCGCAATTCGCGTGAATTGATCGACCGGTTCCGTGGCTCCGGTTCCGTCGATCTGGTCGCCGACTACGCCACCCGATTTCCCGTGAACGTCATTGCGGACATGCTCGGTCTGGACAAGTCCGACTATGAGCGTTTTCACGGTTGGTATACGGCCGTCATCGCCTTTCTCGGTAATCTCTCCGGCGACCAGGACGTGGCGCGGGCCGGTGAACGTACGCGCGTCGAGTTCGCCGAGTACATGCTGCCGATCATCCGCGAACGGCGGGAAGCGCCCGGCGACGATCTGCTGTCGACGCTGTGCACCGCGGAGGTCGACGGTGTCCGGATGAGCGACGAGGACGTCAAGGCGTTCTGCAGTCTGCTGCTGGCGGCGGGCGGGGAGACCACCGACAAGGCCATCGCCGGTATCTTCGCCAACCTGCTGACCCGGCCGGAGCAGTTGGCTGCGGTCCGCGCCGACCGCAGCCTGATAGCCCGCGCCTTCGCCGAGACGCTGCGCTACACCCCGCCGGTGCACATGATCATGCGCCACTCGGCGACGGACGTGGAGCTGAGCGGCGGCACGGTGCCGGCGGGCTCCACGGTGACCTGTCTGATCGGCTCCGCCAACCGTGACGAGGACCGCTACCGCGACCCCGATGTCTTCGACATCTTCCGTGAGGACCTGACCGCCACGAACGCGTTCTCGGCGGCGGCCGACCATCTCGCCTTCGCGCTCGGCCGGCACTTCTGCGTGGGTGCTCTGCTGGCCAGGTCGGAAGTGGAGATCGGCGTGGGCCAGTTGCTGGACGCCATGCCCGATCTGCGGCTGGCCGACGGCTTCGATCCGGTCGAGCACGGTGTCTTCACCCGGGGGCCGAAGAGCCTGCCGGTGCTTTTCACACCGGTGCCGGGCTGA